The sequence below is a genomic window from Cicer arietinum cultivar CDC Frontier isolate Library 1 chromosome 6, Cicar.CDCFrontier_v2.0, whole genome shotgun sequence.
TATTCTTATATTTGTTTAATGTTTACAAGATTTGGTATGGTAATCAAgacaatgaaaaaataattaggtTTGTAGTTGGATGGACCAAAACGATATTCTGTATGATGTTAATAACAGTATAAGAATGGAAAATCTTTTTCCAATGCTAGTCAATCCTTCTAAGCATAGTATGTCTTATCTGTTTATGTAAACTTTAACATAATGAAAATGTTAACCATTCAAGAGTTAAAAGTTCAACACCGTATCGTCACTTTTTATTTCTGAGaagtcaaattttatttaattctctAAATGGTAATGTAGTTCTccaattatttttttggtatCGATTTAGTTCAGATAATATCTTAACTGAATTAAGATTGACGTGTTTGTGATCAATTGAGGtaaataaattatcaacaaCTAAATCTATGTCAATTCAATACTTCAGTCTCTGaagttacttttttttcttcaataattAGAATGATTATAAAAGGCTATATGTGTGAATTAGTTTTCGAAAGTAAAAAGAATAGCAGCAATGTTTGTAAAGTATGTCAATGCTTTTGTTgatcaaatgtttttttttccacGTTACTGGGGACAGACATGGTCCTATGAGCATTTTGACATGGCACGACCACATTTGCAAAATCACGATAGGGCCTTTCCTCGTGTGTGTCGATGGGATCATAGTAAATCTCACCCAAGGCAACGGAGTACTTCAAGGTTTAAAGATCTTCATGAAGACCAGGTAACTTTAAAACTTGCTTACAAATTGTTGAATGCTGAGTTTAAAGATTCATTGACTCCCTGTATAACATGAAAAGTAGAGAAAAGATTCTTTAATGCTATATTCTGTCCTTAATAGACGATCTAATGATTTAAAGTTGCTAAATCCTTTCACTTCTGAAGCCCTTTAGGATTTAGTCTAAATCTGCAGCTTATGTATTTGGTCTTTGAAATAATGGTTTCCTAACTGGCGTTGGTATTGGCATTATATATAGCATACTAAAACTTCTGTATTTTATGtcttatgtatatattttgcaGATAATTTGGAAACTCCAACCTACTTCTGAAGAGttacaaattaatataataaaagaagCAATGGAAAACTATTCCGCAAGCACGTTAACTAAAGTGAGTTACAATTTCTtgctttctatttatttatgtttttgttttatctaTGTCTGGTGCATAAAACTTTAGGCTTCATTCTAAGGTCATTCTATTTATTTGTCCAATGTATTACTTATTTAGACAAGTATCttttttttgaagtttaaatatatcatttttctaCCGTTTTTTCAATGCTTCTATTGGAATGTGGCTGTTAGTTCTCATTTCACTTCTGATTTACTGAAAGTTGGACATGGACAGGTTTCGGGTGTCGAGGTAGACTCGCAGCTTAGCATCTCTTGTGGAATACATAGAGAGGACGAGGTTAATTTTGAGAATCTGGTAGTAGAAGACACTCCCACAAGGTTGAGCACATGTGATGAAGGTAAAGAGGAACAATTCCAAGCTGAAAAACTCATGGTGGAGGATTACTTCACAAATTTGAGCATGTCTGAGAAAGGTGGTAGAGAGGATGTATTGAAAACTAAAGAACTCATAGTGGTTGAAACTCCCCCTAAGTTGAGATCTGATGATGTGAGATTTTATTTGCTTTATATTTATGTCTTGTCCGTCTATAGTATGTATGTGCACAATGGATcatcacataaaaaaattactttttttgatTAACAGGATGATTTAAGGAAGAAAAATATCATGTTAGAAGAGGAAAATACTgaattgaagatgaaaataagcCAACTAATGGAAGAATTTGAAGTTCTCCATAGACAGAATATAGAAAATATCCAAGTCAAAAAGCAGAATGATGAGTTGAAGCAAGAGCTGAACATCTTGAGAGAAGAAAATAGAAGTTTAAGTAGCTTTGCGGCCCAAATTGAACTACATATTAAGGATTACCAAACTAGTACAAATGAGTAAACATGCTATCCTTGAATTTAGGTAGGTAActgtatataatattatttgtgttaGTAGGTCCTTTTTAAGTGAAACCACGTAGTTCTTGTGAGGTAATGAGAattgttcatttttatttttgttgtatatTATGTGATAGATAGATAGCTCATGTACTCCAAAGTCCGAATGCAAGGCTTTGGAGTTCAAAGAATAGGTAACCATTGATCCATTCTTTGACTAATGAAATTTATGAATTCATCCTTATGTTGATGGAATATATACTATAATTATCTTTTTAGTATCTTGTAGTTATGTTTTTTCATTATGGGTGTGCTTTTTTCgacctaaaaaaaattatttttatttaaaaatatattagagattttaataatttttttttaatttctgttttttattatcataaaaacgatttttgaaagaaaaaaatgatttttaaattgtttgtatataattatgtaGAAGtgatttttaaaactaaaaattactatataaagtatataaaaaattgattttcaagAAAATGTAATTGTTTGAAAAAACGctttatattattcttttagATACaccttttaaatatataaagcaCTTATCtgataagtttttaaattaatacacttttataatattttattttatttaaaactcttCATTATAtcttaggctaaattacatttgtggtcctttaacttaatttcaggtaacgtcttagtcctttatcttttttttttcttccgatttagtcctttattcctaacaatatcaaataaaatataaaaatatgagtttatttgaagatttgcgttacgaagttgatgaaatttgtattatattgaagaatataattaattttatgagttttgattgaattttttttttgaatttttgtattaaaaaggataacattgttgaaattttaaaacataaaatatcaaattgtcacttaaaattaaaataaaggaccaagtcggaaaaaaaaaaagataaaggactaaaacgtttgaaattaagttaaaggaccacagatgtaatttagcctatatcttaaataaaatttgtatattaaaatattctatttttttttctatcttcaAGAAGTCGTAAGGCGGGAGGTCGCATCACGCCCAACCcgccattttattttatttttttaaataaaatacatctgGTAAATTAACGCCGAGTAGATGTGTCAAAATAATCCTCCTAACTTTTCTCTGATTGTTGTTGTAAAAGAGGAGAAATAGGAGACAattgtttaaataatatattaggttatttgttttgacacatcTTTTTAACcacattaatttgatttttttctttcttcatttaaatgtattttgtttgattttatttataatataattttttttaattattatttattattatttattaaattaacaattaatcattgttattaaaaaataaaataaaaaataaaagggcaaAAAATAGTGAGATTCAATCTCCCATCTATGCAAGGTATAATGGagaattttgaataaaaaaaatttaaaagtaaaatatcttttttatgttaccaaaattcataactaatactaacaaaaaaaaaaatcaaactttataaAAGATGCataatcctaatttttttaccCAGTTAAATACCTACAACACTTTCCTATCGAAATATTTTGTAGGTCAATTCGTTGAAACATTTCTCAAACAAATCAATGAATTCAAGTCTTCCATTCTTTCATTTCATGATCTttgaattttcttgaaaaacaaacatataaataataaatgatcacaaaaatattaaaatcataaaatacgtCTATAGTACACCGGGACATAACCATACTTAGTCGTCCCCCATTCATCATTAGCccaaatgatttttctaacatgATTTAGAACTGGAAAATgcttttatatttgtatttccCTAATCTAGTGCTAAATAACACtagttttctttttgaaaaatggaaattaaattaatcttaGCTACACAGCAAATACAATACAAAGAGTAAAACAtactatttataatttaaactaGCTTAGTTTTAATATTAAACCATGGAAAACATCACCCATAGAAGATAAATAGAGAATTCAAACCATCCACAATTGTATAGAATCATATATCGTTCTTAGAAAAATCCAGAAacgaaatttgaaaaattgagcAGCAAGAAGATAACCCAGATGAAAAAGGACATCTACATCCTTGTTATTCATATGATAGAGATTCTAGTGACAACAAACAACACATCAACATGCAGGGGGTGAGAAGGTTGGGCTTACCAGactaaatttgattaaattcgCGAATTTGTTTATCAAAATGGTTGGGTCCACATGAGTCAGGTTTGAAAAGGTGACGAGAAGTGATTTTGCGTGTATTGATACGATTGTTGAGGGTTCTAAAACTCCAACCCAGAATTGGCAcctttgttttatatattttgtttaggaTCATTCCAATTAGTCAATGTTTCTCAATGGTACTAAGTTGTGTGGCTCGGACTATGGAccattttgaaaagaaaaaaaaaaacttacatgaaactaaaaaaataatgaatgacaacttttttattttaaaaaataattaaaatcaacaaaatttccATGAAAATAATCCGATCTAACACGTTTGTTTGATCCGCTAAATCGCTTTACCTGCAATGCGCTCAAACTGATGACATAATTGATCAAAAATTGAGTTAGGATATGCCTAAGTCGGTTTTTGTTGGATTGGGAAATTAAGATTCAAACCTTACCCATAACCTTGTAACACCCAAAgtccttaaaaaatttaattaattatctttataataaaatttagtattctaccttcatttttaaaaataaatatattttattaactcattagaatttgatttattttttgacacgtcccgtgtcatttaaaaaaataaataataataataataatagtataataataattaattaataataatatttgtaaataataaataattatcctACTCACAACCACTTTACTACgcgaaaaattgcattttacagcgctttttttaatccatttacagcgttttttcaaaaaaaaaaagcgttgtggagtcgagcgctgtaaaagatacaacagcgcttttaaaaaagcgctataaaacatgtaaatataacgcgcgcttgttatgcacattttacagcgctttttcaaaaaagcgctgtaaaatgcacacccattatatgagttatgagtctgcttttagagcgctttttaacaaaagcgatgtaaaatgcacacccattatatgaaattatggggtctgcattttacagcgctttagaaagcgctgtaaaatgtacaccattatagcgctttacaacaacattttacagcgtttttttaaaaaagtgctgtaaaatgtgttttttttttaaatgctgtaaattaaatatttgaaatgaaaagcgctttttagctttttatggtattttttttagaaaacgctgtcttttatctttgtatccaaaattattttgatccaaaatcagttcacaatcagtgcacacaacaacaaaacatattcaaataccataagcagttcacacaatcactAGAACAGAaaacagaactctgtaacttaattaacatatatgtaactctgtaactctgtaatttacaacctaattaactacattcagatacatatatataa
It includes:
- the LOC101506078 gene encoding uncharacterized protein isoform X1 produces the protein MRKSTRISSIGLGQASELVVKNFSTRFSLTPFAKRVQLLTAEQRLAISRTGFGNLLSIPNHTLNKVFLTEVMEAWNSDRQVFEVGSGEIAISLLDVALILGIPVVGHRVELKEEELFSDFEGQYGALPGKRKVAMATLEARLDTIGDVVSDDFVRSFLLFTIGTFLSSNDGKVDSRYLSFLGNLDGVSSFAWGAAVVEDLCQWLDKRKENSVQYVGGCLILLQTWSYEHFDMARPHLQNHDRAFPRVCRWDHSKSHPRQRSTSRFKDLHEDQIIWKLQPTSEELQINIIKEAMENYSASTLTKVSGVEVDSQLSISCGIHREDEVNFENLVVEDTPTRLSTCDEGKEEQFQAEKLMVEDYFTNLSMSEKGGREDVLKTKELIVVETPPKLRSDDDDLRKKNIMLEEENTELKMKISQLMEEFEVLHRQNIENIQVKKQNDELKQELNILREENRSLSSFAAQIELHIKDYQTSTNE
- the LOC101506078 gene encoding uncharacterized protein isoform X2, with the protein product MARRQVVKNFSTRFSLTPFAKRVQLLTAEQRLAISRTGFGNLLSIPNHTLNKVFLTEVMEAWNSDRQVFEVGSGEIAISLLDVALILGIPVVGHRVELKEEELFSDFEGQYGALPGKRKVAMATLEARLDTIGDVVSDDFVRSFLLFTIGTFLSSNDGKVDSRYLSFLGNLDGVSSFAWGAAVVEDLCQWLDKRKENSVQYVGGCLILLQTWSYEHFDMARPHLQNHDRAFPRVCRWDHSKSHPRQRSTSRFKDLHEDQIIWKLQPTSEELQINIIKEAMENYSASTLTKVSGVEVDSQLSISCGIHREDEVNFENLVVEDTPTRLSTCDEGKEEQFQAEKLMVEDYFTNLSMSEKGGREDVLKTKELIVVETPPKLRSDDDDLRKKNIMLEEENTELKMKISQLMEEFEVLHRQNIENIQVKKQNDELKQELNILREENRSLSSFAAQIELHIKDYQTSTNE